The following nucleotide sequence is from Hevea brasiliensis isolate MT/VB/25A 57/8 chromosome 7, ASM3005281v1, whole genome shotgun sequence.
ACAAAGAGAAAGTGAGTCAAggtcaagaggcgactcataaaaggtttgtgcacaacagttacttccttttgattttcaattgaaattttgattggaTTGAAATGTGAAATAAATTTATGACCTTCTTTATATCCAAAACAATTTTGAATGACACAATTTGTAGGCTATTGGTTTAAATCTTGGGATATTAATTTGAAtgcaatttgatggatacttaatgCTTGGAAAAATTGCAAAATAGTTTAAAACCACAGCAATCATGAATATTTGATTAAATTCCTCACTAACTTGTCTAATGGGACGAATtggttttgaattccctctctggctgaagtgttgaggtatatGTCAGTTGaggaataggatgagtactcgtatattttgctagctagctatggtattcctcattagcctttggctattgggaAGAATTGAACATTGGTGTCATGATCAAGCTGTGTGACTCATCAAAAATAGTATTTAGTGACTTATGAAATTTGAtttctttaagaaattttctaTCTTTTGAAATTAAGTATAATTTTATGTGTTAACACATTAAGTGGtttaattgtgatttatttattgtttaaattatcattctcttaatgttgtgcaccactgagacattggctcagcgatggcttttaattgctgtcgcaggtagagagacaaataaagcagcagagtaggctgcttgtgactagAAGTGACTACACTTTTGGATTTTGCTGGGTATGTAGATTATACccctttgtaaatttttattctaATGTATATGAACTATATGTATGTACcgtaattggtcttgagcagttttataataaattttgtaaattattttgatctgtaaaaatattataaatctcTTATTCCGATTTATGAAATGCTTAGTTattttaagatttatttttataaattactgAGAATGATActgaattgagtttgaattgtGTTGTTGAAAATGAGTTGAGTTGAactatattggagtttgaggtTGAGATAAATATTTTGGGAGTGCTTTTATAGGTTtttggaagaactgtttttccaaattaTTAAAATCCTTAAATTGGAGTTTATctcaaaatcaaaattattgattgatttaatttttttggaagaactgtttttccaaattatagacggtactctgccgaaatttttacaaaaattgcgaaaattttaaattagtcaataattttgattttgagATAAACTCCAATTTAAggattttaataattaagaaatatgacccaccattttaaattaaaaggaaaatgatTTAAAatatcttgtagtgtatttaatgagttaatggtaggtgaagttcggtaatccattaggtatattacgagatcatgttacgccTCACGAAgcgataaggtgtgacaaatttaCTCAATTAAATGTTCAATTAACTAAAGTATATGATCAATGTGATATATCATATACTCAAAATGATtcaattgatttaaatatatattcagttgaatcaattaaatgataattgttataattgattcaaatatatatgatcaatgtgatattacacataatcaattgattcaattaactcaattaaaagctcaattgactaaaataaattattgaagtgaCATGTTATATActcaaattgattcaattgatttaaatatatattcaattgaatcagTTAAGTGATACTTTTCCTAATTAGCTAAAATATATATGATCAATGTGACATGTCACATActcaaattgattcaattgactcaaatatatattcaattaaattataatttttacaattgactcaaatatatataattagtatgacattacacataatcaatttgatttaattgattcaattaaaaactcaattaactaaaatatatgatTAATATGACATGCAACATACTCAAATTAATTCAGTTGACTTCATATATACATTCAATTGAATCAATATATACATTTAATTGAATCAACTGAATTATAATTTCACAATTGACttaaatatatatgattaatgtAACATTACACgtaatcaattgattcaattgactcaattaaaagctcaattgactaaaatatataattaatatgacatgtcaaatacttaaattgatttagctgactcaaatatatattaaattgaatcaattaaattataatttttgtaattGATACAATTAATGCTACATGTCACATGCTCAATTTATTTGATTGATTAAAACATATATTGAattgaattcatataaatttacTCAAATCAAACAAGCATATTAATTTATCTGTCACTGTCTAATTCAATTTCATATCATagatcaaatttaaattaattttaaattgaataataattaattaatttaaattaaattaaattaatttttgtttaaaaatcaaataattaaatttaattaaagtcaaaaattaaaattaaaaatgaaatgaataatttgatttaataaaaattaatcctAACATTAaccaatcatttttttttaattaaactaGCCAAATTAAATGGTAGAAAATTGGACATGTTGTACCTTACATGTTTTATGCAATATACGTAATTTTTGTCGATTGGTGCAGAGTtgaggaaaaaaataaaaaagcctCCCAAACGACAAATATTGACTACGAGAAAATTATTTTATCATAAATATTGGCTAAAGGAAAAAGTGCATGTGGATTGTATTCTTTAAAGCtttaataaagtaaaattaaaataaatttttaaaattaaagtttaaatattaagtatatgttattaaaatttaaataattatatatgttttCTTTAATATGTGTAAAGAAAATAAGTATAGAgacgaagtttttttttttttttctcgaaAATAAAAGCATAATTTATTACTATTTGCTGAAAAAGAGGATGCAGTTGGAGGAAAagtattgaaagaggaaagagtaAAGGGTGAAGGGAAATTTTACCTCAAAAAATATAAATGGTAAAAGAGACATTTTATGTTGCTGAAAACTCTTTGATCCACATTAATTATGGATCCACTTAATCCCTCAATCAtgattctattattattattattattattattattattattattattatttatgcaCTAATATTAATTTGATACTCTGAATTCGctaaaaaattttgattttttgaaTAGAGTAAAAGAAACATCTAGAGAATCTATATAGGGCCTGTTTGGCATTACTGTTGAAATTACTGTTGAGAAAAatactttttaaaatatattagttagaaagtattaaaaaaataatttaaaattaaatttaataaattttagtcatTAAAATACTAAATTAATGAAACGGTTTTTCTCAAAGTgttttttttaataacatttaaaattatatttttatttagaaaaatagtttCAATCCTCCAAACACAATGCCAAATAGGCTTATAATAATATTTGTATAAAAAAAATGATGTTTagatatttagtttttttttaaatagtttttaAATATGATATTTATATTTGAAAGAACTTGTAAAAAGGCTATGTAATAAAAGAATAGAGGACACAGCTCGGCTATtgatcaatttataaattctgttaatattattaaatttttaaatttttttatattatattataaatttaaaagttatttaaTGGAGTTTGTAAAAAGAttacataataaaaaaaataagtacacaatttaattattaattaatttatatgctcTATCAATACTATTAgatctttaaaattttttatatttttttcacatgaatgattaattttattttgcaCACAAAtacagtttaatttttttttatttttaattatctcaatattttttttctaaaaaaacatTGAGATATGGATGTAAAGAAGATAATATAAGAAGATTTGTATCACTTACATCGAAAATAAATTAAGAAGTGTTTAGTTtggttatttatttttaatttttgatttaaaatatgttttttaatttatgaatttaattaaaaagaagTAGTTAACTATTTgataaaattacttaaaaataatttttaaatattttaagtgtttgattaaaatatatttaaaagtaatttaattaattaaaattactaaACAATATGAATTAAATGTTATGTTAAAATAGGATAATGTTGATATTTctaaaaaattattaagataatattattttttatttaattaaagagtaattttaaaataaaaaataattcacaaattataatatatattatttataaatgtttatttattttaaatatatttttaatttataaattaaattaaatattaatttatttataattttttatttataaataaatttaattgattataaGTAAAATCAAACACCCCCTTCTTTTCGACAAAGTTGACTCAAATTTAATATACATTTGTTCATGAAATTGATCTTGGTATTGGTTGGATGTATACATACGCAAAATAGacaaaattgaaatttgaaagtaACTGTTCAAATTGGTTACAGGACAGTATTTTTAAGTCCACTCTCTCTCTGATTTAAAGAGTTATAAACAAAAGGCTGAGGCACCGCTCGGTTACGCCACTGAGGAGGGAACGTATGGCGGATGGCACAAAATCCGGGGTCAGCCTGAGAAACCAGCGGCACGAGTGGTTTTTTTTATTTCTtgtttctttctctttttctctctctaaaACCACCCACCTTCCACCTCTTTGTTTAGTTAATTGAACACTGCATAAACTCCCAAAATACTCATTTGAACTTGTGCTCAAGAAAAGGTTAAAGTGAAGGTTGGAAAGAAATGGGCATTAAATACCCTGGAACAAATCAGAACACACAtggggttttgattgttttctctTAAAACTCTATTTCAGCATGTGGGTTTCTTTAAATCTTGGTGGTCACCTCGATCTCCTTCTCTTATGTGTGTCCTCTTTTCTGTACTAGATTGCCTTGCAGGATTTTGCTTCTGTTTCTGCTACTATGATCTCTGGACAGCGATCCTGTGTTCAATATTctggttttcttttcttttcaatttgttaattaattaatcttgcgGATGATTATTGGGTTCTGATTATAATAAGAGTTAATGAAGGGAAGAGAGGTCGCTGTCGTGGAAGGAGGGGTATTGTATTGTATTGTTTGTTATCCTTGCAATGGTTTACTTCCGTATTTGTTGAGTGATTAATATCCAAAGCGGCGGGCCCTTTCCCATCTTCTGCTTCCTTAATCAGATAGTCTTTCTCTGTGCACTTGTCCGTACACAGTAAACCCTATCCTTCTTTCaatctctcttttctttcttttctttttttatttttataatctcTCTCTGTCTTTCTGAATCTTTCTGCTACCAACAGAGAACTCAAAAACTTCAACTtgcaactttttaattttttttaatatttttgtagatttttttttggaagaaaagaaaatgaagaataaTCTGAAACTGCATGTTGAAGATCTTCAAAATGTAACAAACCCTACAAGAGGTTTTGATACTATGGATGCCATGGAGGAAGAACGAGCAATCGCCGATGAAGAGAGAGAGATCTGGCTAGAAAGAGAACAAGACAATCTGTTAGATGTGAATGATTCTTCAATCTTCTATGCTGACTTCCCTCCCCTTCCAGATTTCCCTTGCATGTCagcatcttcttcctcttcttccactCCGGCTCCACTCAAGGCTATGGCcccttcatcatcttcttcttcgtcCTCGTCTTCAGCAGCTTCTTGGGCTGTTTTGAAGTCAGACGCAGAAGAAGATGCTGAAAAAAAGAATTATGACCAGCAACACTACCATCATCATCATAGTAAATATGATCAAGTGGAAGCACCCACAGCAGACTTGTCTTCTACTGCATCGATGGATATGATGGAGACTTTTGGGTACCTGGATTTGATAGAAAACAATGGTTTCTTAGACCCTCCTTCCATATTTCAACCGGCTGAACATTTCTTGGATGAGTTTCAGCAGGAGCAAAACGCTCAGCCAGAACAGGAACCACAACAAGGAAATGAAGAGTTGATCATGCAAACCAAAATTGAGGAGACTCAACAGCAAGGAGCCGCTGCCCCAGATGATCTAGCCATGGTGTTCTTGGAGTGGCTCAAGAGCAACAAGGAGACTGTATCTGCAGAGGACTTGAGGAAAGTTAAAATCAAGAAAGCTACCATAGAGTGTGCTGCTAAGCGATTAGGTGGTGGTAAAGAAGCTATGAAGCAATTGTTGCAACTCATTCTTGAGTGGGTTAAAATGAATCATCTTCAAAAAAGACGGGTGAAAGAATCATCTTCCAATAATCTTCCCTACCAATGCCAAGACCCTCtgcaaaaccctagttcaaacaCTAATCTGAATTGTAACTCCATCCCACCAGATCAATCAACCCCTTGTTTCGCCCAGTCACCTTGGATTGCACCCCCACCTTATGTTGTTGATCGGGCAACGGTTATGCCGGGATTTTCTCCTATGGTAGGGTATATGGGTGACCCGTTTGCTAGTGGCGCTTCAAATATGGCTGGCCACTCTTACCTACCAGCACCACCATCAGATTATCACATGCTTGACTCCGCCCAATCCTGGCCTTCATCACAGTTTGCTTTGGCTTCGCCTTACACCACTTTTCCGGACAATAATCTCCAAACTGTTCAGGCCCACCATCCTGTTTTCACCGGATATGGAAATCAATACCCATGCCAGTGTCTCCCTGGGCAAGTTGGCGACAGGTTGATGAGGTTGGGTTCCTCAGCAACCAAAGAGGCAAGGAAGAAGAGAATGGCTAGACAGAGAAGGTTTTTGTCACATCACAGGAATCACAATCATCACAACAGCCAACCAAATCAGAACCACCCAAATCAGGGTGCAGACCACCATGCAAGGCTTGGAAATGATAATGTCGCTCCAACAGCTCAACCTAATCCTGGGAATTGGGTTTATTGGCCTGCTGCCGGTGCTGTTTCGAACACGCCAGTTCTCCCTGTGGATGTACAACCTGCGCATGTTGTAGATCGACCAGCCATGCAACCTCATCAGAGTCATCATCGGCAAGTGGCATCAGATAGGCGACAGGTGGGTTATTTGGATGTGGTGATCGTCTTTGTTGGGATTATTGCTTTTTGAGATATGTTATTATGGATTTATGACTAATGGACAAATAATTGCAGATGGATTTGTTGTTTTGATCACAATACATGTCTTCATGTACGCACTTTTTTTCTGTCTATCCAGGGTTGGAAGCCCGAGAAGAACCTGAGGTTTCTTCTCCAGAAAGTGTTAAAACAAAGCGATGTGGGCAATCTAGGGAGGATAGTGTTGCCAAAGGTAGTCTCTTATTCTTTAAAATCCCTGTTTGCTGTTATGTTCATAGATTTTCCATTTAGGGTATTTTTATTTTCTTGGAAATTATGTATTTGCAAGTAGAAAGAAGCAGAAACCAACCTTCCAGAACTGGAGGCAAGAGACGGCATTTCTATTGCGATGGAAGATATAGGGACTTCTTGTGTTTGGAACATGCGCTACAGGTATTCTTGATTCTAAATATAGATGCCTTTCTTGAtcttcttttctaattaaatccctAGGACTTCCCCTCATTTCTCATTCTTGAAAACTAAATCTCTGCCTTTTTTGCCTTTATTCTCCTTTTGGAGTTTCAGATTCTGGCCCAACAACAAAAGCAGGATGTATCTCCTTGAAAACACCGGTGGGTATTTGTTTTAAGATTTTCTTTTGAAGGACAATATTCCAttctcattttcattaatttcttGATTTCAGGAGATTTTGTGAGAACAAATGGACTCCAAGAAGGGGATTTCATCGTCATCTACTCAGATGTCAAGTGTGGCAAATATGTATGCAAAATCTTATAATATTCTCTCTTGTTTATCAAGGTTTGGTTTTTAAAATATtggttaattttaatatttattcgaAATTGAACATAACAGTTGATCCGAGGAGTGAAG
It contains:
- the LOC110667429 gene encoding B3 domain-containing transcription factor ABI3-like — protein: MKNNLKLHVEDLQNVTNPTRGFDTMDAMEEERAIADEEREIWLEREQDNLLDVNDSSIFYADFPPLPDFPCMSASSSSSSTPAPLKAMAPSSSSSSSSSSAASWAVLKSDAEEDAEKKNYDQQHYHHHHSKYDQVEAPTADLSSTASMDMMETFGYLDLIENNGFLDPPSIFQPAEHFLDEFQQEQNAQPEQEPQQGNEELIMQTKIEETQQQGAAAPDDLAMVFLEWLKSNKETVSAEDLRKVKIKKATIECAAKRLGGGKEAMKQLLQLILEWVKMNHLQKRRVKESSSNNLPYQCQDPLQNPSSNTNLNCNSIPPDQSTPCFAQSPWIAPPPYVVDRATVMPGFSPMVGYMGDPFASGASNMAGHSYLPAPPSDYHMLDSAQSWPSSQFALASPYTTFPDNNLQTVQAHHPVFTGYGNQYPCQCLPGQVGDRLMRLGSSATKEARKKRMARQRRFLSHHRNHNHHNSQPNQNHPNQGADHHARLGNDNVAPTAQPNPGNWVYWPAAGAVSNTPVLPVDVQPAHVVDRPAMQPHQSHHRQVASDRRQGWKPEKNLRFLLQKVLKQSDVGNLGRIVLPKKEAETNLPELEARDGISIAMEDIGTSCVWNMRYSFRFWPNNKSRMYLLENTGDFVRTNGLQEGDFIVIYSDVKCGKYLIRGVKVRKPGSKPENKKSGKSHRNLHASSPAAALNGSSSTPTNQA